In Pseudomonas sp. MM213, a genomic segment contains:
- a CDS encoding MFS transporter codes for MNQPQSAVGNCLDVQSFINAQPISRYQWRVVILCFLIVFLDGLDTAAMGFIAPALSQDWGIDRASLGPVMSAALIGMVFGALGSGPLADRFGRKVVLVGAVLLFGAFSLASAYSTNVDQLLVLRFLTGLGLGAGMPNATTLLSEYTPERKKSLLVTSMFCGFNLGMAGGGFISAKLIPAFGWHSLLLIGGVLPLILTVVLLLWLPESARYLVVRNRGTDKVRKALAPIDPSVVAQASSFSVPEQKTVKARNVFAVIFSGTYSTGTLLLWLTYFMGLVIVYLLTSWLPTLMRDSGASMEQAAFIGALFQFGGVLSAVGVGWAMDRFNPHKVIGTFYLLAGVFAYAVGQSLGNITLLATLVLVAGMCVNGAQSAMPSLAARFYPTQGRATGVSWMLGIGRFGAILGAWMGATLLGLGWNFEQVLTALVIPAALATTAVVIKGMVSHADAT; via the coding sequence ATGAACCAGCCTCAGTCTGCTGTAGGAAACTGCCTCGACGTGCAGTCCTTCATCAATGCTCAACCCATTTCGCGCTACCAGTGGCGAGTGGTGATCCTGTGTTTCCTGATTGTCTTCCTCGATGGCCTCGACACCGCGGCCATGGGCTTCATCGCGCCGGCACTGTCCCAGGACTGGGGCATCGATCGCGCCAGCCTCGGCCCGGTGATGAGTGCGGCGTTGATCGGCATGGTCTTCGGCGCACTGGGTTCCGGCCCCTTGGCTGATCGCTTCGGGCGAAAAGTCGTACTGGTGGGCGCCGTGTTGTTGTTCGGCGCCTTCAGCCTGGCGTCGGCTTACAGCACCAATGTCGATCAATTGCTGGTGCTGCGCTTCCTGACCGGCCTGGGCCTCGGTGCCGGTATGCCGAACGCCACGACGTTGCTGTCGGAATACACCCCGGAGCGCAAAAAATCCCTGCTGGTGACCAGCATGTTCTGCGGCTTCAACCTCGGCATGGCCGGTGGCGGGTTTATTTCGGCCAAGCTGATTCCGGCGTTCGGCTGGCACAGCCTGTTGCTGATCGGCGGAGTTCTGCCGCTGATCCTCACCGTCGTTTTGCTGCTCTGGCTGCCGGAATCGGCGCGTTACCTGGTTGTGCGCAATCGCGGCACCGACAAGGTACGCAAGGCGCTGGCGCCGATCGATCCGAGCGTTGTCGCTCAGGCATCCAGCTTCAGTGTGCCGGAACAGAAAACCGTGAAGGCGCGCAACGTGTTTGCGGTGATCTTCTCCGGCACTTACAGCACCGGCACCTTGCTGTTGTGGCTGACCTACTTCATGGGCCTGGTGATCGTTTATCTGCTGACCAGTTGGCTGCCGACGCTGATGCGTGACAGCGGCGCGAGCATGGAGCAAGCGGCGTTTATCGGTGCGCTGTTCCAGTTCGGCGGCGTGTTGAGCGCCGTGGGTGTGGGTTGGGCGATGGACCGGTTCAATCCGCACAAAGTCATCGGTACTTTCTACTTGCTGGCCGGGGTGTTTGCCTACGCAGTTGGGCAGAGCCTGGGCAACATCACGCTGTTGGCAACCCTGGTGCTGGTGGCGGGGATGTGTGTCAACGGCGCGCAATCGGCGATGCCTTCTTTGGCGGCGCGGTTTTATCCGACTCAAGGGCGGGCGACGGGGGTGTCGTGGATGCTCGGGATTGGTCGCTTTGGCGCGATCCTCGGGGCGTGGATGGGCGCGACGTTGCTGGGGTTGGGCTGGAACTTTGAACAAGTGCTGACGGCGCTGGTGATTCCGGCGGCTTTGGCGACCACGGCGGTGGTGATCAAGGGCATGGTCAGCCATGCGGATGCGACCTGA